One window of Medicago truncatula cultivar Jemalong A17 chromosome 2, MtrunA17r5.0-ANR, whole genome shotgun sequence genomic DNA carries:
- the LOC11421594 gene encoding UDP-glucose:glycoprotein glucosyltransferase — translation MRFRSIHFSLLFISITSFSLLLLLLLVTADTRSPKNVQTALRAKWSGTPLLLEASELLSKQQQHYFWNFIDIWINANDDANPDANANAKYCVKKILEHGRSLLTEPLASIFEFSLILRSASPTLVLYRQLARDSLSSFPLFHNDNEIAEIKKNETQLDPLRVGVSVESPGGKCCWVDTGEHLFFDVDELRSWLQNNHDHQKVGNSFQSPPVFEFDHIHFDSATGSPVAILYGALGTNCFKEFHVALLEAAKQRKVKYVLRPVLPAGCDAQIGPCGSVGVSESVNLGGYGVELALKNMEYKAMDDSAVKKGVTLEDPRIEDLSQEVRGFIFSKILDRKPELASEIMAFRDYLLSSTVSDTLDVWELKDLGHQTVQRIVRASDPLQSMQDINQNFPSIVSYLSRMKLDDSVRDEITANQRMIPPGKSLMAINGALVNVEDIDLYMLIDLVHQDLLLADQFSKLKIPPSIVQKLLSTLPPPESDMFRLDFRSTHVHYLNNLEEDGKYKWWRSNLNEILMPVFPGQLRQIRKNLFHAVFVLDPATTYGLESIDMIMSLHENSFPVRFGVVLYSSKYITQLEDHSTKEDGDKFAGDISDMIIRLFSYIKGNYGIEMAFKFLSNVNKLRIESDDNVEDAHLEQHHVESAFVETVLPKVKSPPQEILLKLEKEPELKELSQESSKLVFKLGLSKIQCSLLMNGLVIDPNEEALMNALNDETQRIQEQVYFGQIKSHTDVLDKFLSEAGIQRYNPRIIADNKPKFISLSMFTFGEASILKRINYLHSSGTMDDLKPVTHLLAVDITSGSGIKLLRQGLNYLIEGSKDARVGLLFSGNQTTNLFSLLFVKVFEITTSSYSHKKNALDFLDQLSSVYLQKYIRTPALEVDGTQAFIDEVCKLAESNGLPSEGYRSSLSEFSADEARRHLSEVEKFLFTALGSESGVNAVLTNGRVTSPIDESTFLSADLHLLESIELKKRTKHIVEIIEEMTWDDVDPDMLTSKFISDIVMSVSSAMSMRERSSESARFEVLSDEHSAIILNNENSSIHIDAVLDPLSPTSQKLSGILRVLWKYIQPSMRIVLNPLSSLADLPLKNYYRYVVPSMDDFSNIDSSINGPKAFFANMPLSKTLTMNLDVPEPWLVEPILTVHDLDNILLENLGDTRTLQAVFELEALVLTGHCSEKDHDPPRGLQLILGTKTSPHLVDTLVMANLGYWQMKVAPGVWFLQLAPGRSSELYIFKEDDDGSKNKQSSKLITINSLRGKVVHMEVVKRKGKEHEKLLIPDDDDDLQHKKKGSGWNSNLLKWASGFIGSNEQSKNAESNSPENARGGRHGKTINIFSIASGHLYERFLKIMILSVLKNTHRPVKFWFIKNYLSPPFKDLIPHMSQEYGFEYELITYKWPTWLHKQKEKQRIIWAYKILFLDVIFPLSLEKVIFVDADQIVRTDMGELYDMDLKGRPLAYTPFCDNNREMDGYRFWRQGFWKDHLRGRPYHISALYVVDLKKFRETAAGDNLRVFYETLSKDPNSLANLDQDLPNYAQHTVPIFSLPQEWLWCESWCGNATKSKAKTIDLCNNPMTKEPKLQGARRIVAEWPDLDLEARKFTARILGDDLEPIQSPDQSKDSTNEDSLKEDLESKAEL, via the exons ATGAGGTTTAGATctattcatttttctcttctgTTTATATCTAtaacctctttctctcttcttcttcttcttcttcttgtcacCGCGGATACTCGTAGCCCCAAAAATGTCCAAACTGCCCTTCGCGCTAAATGGTCCGGTACTCCTCTTCTCTTAGAAGCCAG cGAATTATTATCTAAACAGCAACAGCATTATTTCTGGAACTTCATTGACATTTGGATTAACGCTAATGATGATGCTAATCCTGATGCTAATGCGAATGCTAAATATTGTGTTAAGAAGATTCTAGAACACGGTCGTTCACTATTAACGGAACCATTAGCATCCATTTTTGAATTCTCTTTAATTTTGAGATCAGCTTCACCTACGCTTGTACTTTACCGTCAATTAGCGCGTGATTCACTATCATCGTTTCCACTGTTCCATAATGATAACGAAATTGCTGAGATTAAAAAGAATGAGACGCAATTAGATCCGTTGCGTGTCGGTGTAAGCGTTGAAAGTCCTGGTGGGAAGTGTTGCTGGGTTGATACTGGTGAGCATTTGTTCTTTGATGTCGATGAATTGCGCTCGTGGCTTCAAAATAATCATGATCATCAAAA GGTTGGCAATTCGTTTCAGAGTCCTCCGGTGTTTGAATTTGATCATATTCATTTTGATTCAGCTACTGGGAGTCCAGTTGCTATCCtttatggtgctctcgggaccAATTGCTTTAAAGAGTTTCATGTTGCTCTTCTTGAAGCTGCTAAACAG AGAAAAGTTAAGTATGTATTGAGACCAGTCTTGCCAGCTGGATGCGATGCACAAATTGGACCATGTGGTTCTGTTGGTGTGAGCGAGTCAGTAAACTTGGGTGGTTATGGTGTGGAACTTGCTTTAAAGAATATGGAATATAAGGCGATGGATGATAGCGCAGTTAAGAAAG GTGTGACTTTGGAGGATCCTCGCATCGAAGATCTTAGTCAAGAAGTTAGAGGATTCATATTCTCTAAAATTCTG GATCGTAAACCTGAGTTAGCATCTGAGATCATGGCCTTCCGGGATTATCTACTGTCATCAACAGTATCAGATACACTTGATGTCTGGGAACTGAAGG ATCTAGGACATCAAACTGTACAGAGAATAGTCCGTGCTTCTGATCCTCTGCAGTCAATGCAGGATATTAATCAAAATTTCCCTAGCATAGTTTCTTATTTATCTCGCATGAAG CTTGATGATTCTGTTCGAGATGAAATTACTGCAAACCAGCGGATGATCCCACCTGGCAAGTCTTTAATGGCAATCAACGGTGCTTTAGTCAATGTCGAAGATATTGACCTTTATAT gTTGATTGACTTGGTTCATCAGGATCTACTGTTGGCTGATCAGTTCTCAAAACTGAAG ATTCCTCCTAGCATTGTGCAAAAACTGCTGTCAACTTTACCTCCACCGGAGTCGGATATGTTTCGTCTTGATTTTCGTTCTACTCATGTTCATTATCTGAACAACTTGGAAGAAGATGGCAAGTACAAATGGTGGAGGAGCAATCTAAATGAG atcTTGATGCCAGTCTTCCCTGGGCAGCTACGTCAAATTCGTAAAAATCTTTTCCATgctgtttttgttcttgatccAGCAACCACTTATGGTCTTGAG TCCATTGATATGATCATGTCATTGCACGAGAATAGTTTTCCTGTGAGATTTGGAGTTGTACTGTATTCTTCAAAGTACATCACGCAGTTAGAGGATCATTCTACCAAAGAGGATGGAGATAAATTTGCAGGCGACATATCTGATATG aTTATACGTCTCTTCAGCTATATCAAGGGGAACTATGGTATTGAAATGGCTTTCAAGTTTTTGAGCAAT GTTAACAAATTACGCATTGAATCAGATGATAATGTAGAAGATGCTCACCTTGAACAGCACCATGTTGAATCAGCATTTGTGGAAACAGTATT ACCAAAGGTAAAATCTCCTCCTCAAGAGATATTACTAAAGCTGGAGAAGGAGCCAGAGTTGAAGGAATTGTCTCAAGAAAGCTCCAAGCTTGTATTTAAGCTTGGTTTGTCTAAGATTCAATGCTCTCTCTTGATGAATGGGCTTGTTATTGATCCCAATGAG GAGGCTCTAATGAATGCCTTGAATGATGAGACTCAGAGAATACAGGAACAAGTGTATTTTGGACAAATAAAATCTCACACTGATGTATTGGACAAATTCCTATCAGAAGCTGGTATTCAACGCTATAATCCTCGG ATTATAGCTGATAACAAACCAAAGTTCATATCTCTTTCGATGTTTACATTTGGAGAGGCATCTATACTAAAACGCATTAACTACTTACACTCGTCTGGAA CCATGGACGATTTGAAGCCTGTGACACATCTTCTTGCCGTTGACATCACTTCAGGAAGTGGGATTAAGTTACTCCGCCAAGGCTTAAATTATCTG ATAGAAGGATCCAAAGATGCTCGTGTAGGTCTTCTGTTTAGTGGCAATCAAACTACAAATTTGTTTAGCCTCCTTTTTGTGAAGGTTTTTGAAATCACTACATCCTCATATAG CCATAAGAAGAATGCATTAGACTTCTTGGATCAGCTGTCCTCAGTCTATCTGCAGAAATACATCCGTACACCTGCTTTGGAAGTTGATGGGACCCAAGCATTTATTGACGAGGTTTGCAAGCTTGCTGAGTCTAATGGGTTACCATCTGAGGGCTATAGATCTTCCCTCTCAGAATTTTCTGCTGATGAAGCGAGAAGGCATTTGAGTGAG GTGGAGAAATTTTTGTTTACAGCACTTGGGTCTGAATCTGGTGTTAATGCTGTCTTGACTAATGGAAGG GTAACTAGTCCTATTGACGAGAGCACGTTTTTGAGTGCTGATCTGCATCTTCTTGAATCAATAGAGCTTAAGAAAAGGACAAAACATATTGTGGAAATCATTGAAGAGATGACTTGGGACGATGTTGACCCTGACATGCTGACAAG CAAATTCATTAGTGATATTGTCATGTCTGTATCATCTGCAATGTCTATGAGAGAGCGGAGTTCTGAAAGTGCTCGTTTTGAGGTTTTGAGTGATGAACACAG TGCCATTATTCTAAACAATGAAAATTCTAGCATTCATATTGATGCGGTTCTGGATCCTTTAAGTCCAACCAGCCAGAAGTTGTCTGGTATTCTTCGAGTTTTGTGGAAATACATTCAGCCCAGCATGAGAATTGTTCTGAATCCATTG AGTTCCCTTGCTGATCTTCCTCTGAAGAACTATTACAGATATGTAGTACCGTCAATG GATGATTTTAGCAACATTGATTCTTCAATAAATGGCCCAAAAGCATTTTTTGCCAACATGCCATTATCTAAGACTCTCACCATGAATCTTGATGTTCCAGAACCCTGGCTTGTTGAGCCCATTCTCACTGT TCATGACCTGGATAACATTCTGCTTGAGAACCTTGGTGACACAAGAACACTTCAAGCAGTTTTCGAACTTGAAGCTCTTGTCCTCACAG GTCATTGCTCTGAGAAGGATCACGATCCTCCACGAGGTCTTCAGCTGATTCTTGGAACCAAAACTTCACCCCATTTAGTTGATACCCTTGTGATGGCCAATCTTGGTTATTGGCAAATGAAAGTTGCTCCTGGTGTTTGGTTCTTGCAGCTTGCTCCTGGTAGAAGTTCTGagctctacatttttaaggaagATGATGACGGAAGTAAGAataaacaatcatcaaaacttatcACTATTAATAGTTTACGGGGTAAAGTAGTTCATATGGAAGTAGTGAAAAGAAAGGGCAAGGAGCACGAGAAACTGCTGATtcctgatgatgatgatgatctgcAACACAAGAAGAAA ggaAGTGGCTGGAATTCCAACTTACTAAAATGGGCATCTGGTTTCATTGGTAGCAATGAACAATCTAAAAATGCTGAAAGCAATTCACCC GAGAATGCAAGAGGGGGACGACAtggaaaaacaattaatatCTTTTCAATTGCTTCTGGACACCT ATACGAGCGATTTTTGAAGATTATGATTCTAAGTGTTCTAAAGAATACTCATCGTCCAGTTAAATTCTGGTTCATTAAGAACTATCTCTCTCCTCCTTTTAAG GATCTTATTCCCCACATGTCCCAAGAATATGGTTTTGAATATGAACTAATCACATACAAATGGCCTACTTGGTTGCACAAGCAGAAAGAAAAGCAGCGAATAATTTGGgcatataaaattttattcctGGATGTCATCTTTCCCCTCTCCTTAGAGAAG GTCATTTTTGTAGATGCAGATCAGATTGTCAGGACCGACATGGGAGAACTCTATGACATGGATTTAAAAGGAAGACCTCTGGCATACACTCCATTTTGTGATAATAATAGGGAGATGGATGGATATCGGTTTTGGAGACAA GGTTTTTGGAAGGATCATCTGCGAGGGAGACCGTACCATATTAG TGCTTTGTATGTTGTTGATTTGAAGAAGTTCCGAGAGACTGCTGCTGGAGATAATCTCCGAGTTTTCTATGAAACCCTTAGCAAGGATCCAAATAGTCTAGCCAACTTGGATCAG GATCTTCCTAATTATGCTCAGCATACTGTGCCCATTTTTTCTTTACCACAAGAATGGCTATGGTGTGAATCATGGTGTGGTAATGCTACAAAATCCAAGGCAAAAACAATTGATCTGTGCAACAATCCGATGACAAAAGAGCCCAAACTTCAG GGTGCTAGACGAATTGTAGCCGAGTGGCCAGACCTTGATTTGGAGGCGAGAAAATTTACTGCACGAATATTAGGTGATGATCTAGAACCGATTCAATCCCCTGACCAATCAAAGGATTCAACTAATGAAGATTCATTGAAAGAAGACTTGGAATCCAAGGCAGAGTTGTGA